The genomic region CCCGCTCGCGTTTGAACCCTAGTACGGCGGTGACTCCGTCTTGATGACCTCGGAGAGGTCGGTCATCTCCTGGTCGATGAGCACGACGAGGTCGTCGAGCGTGACGAACCCGGCGAGTTTCCCGTTCTCGGTGACGGGCATCCGGCGGACGCTGTGCTCTTTCATCTTCGCACAGAGTTCACGGACGCCGGTGTTGGCATCGACGCTGACGATGTTCTTCTCCATCACGTCGTTGGCCGTCGTCGTCTTCGGGTCCTTGCCCTCGGCGACGACTTTCACGGCGATGTCCCGGTCCGTGACGATGCCGATGGGTTCCTCGTTCTGGTGGATGACGACGGACCCGACCGACTTGTTCGCCATCGTCTTGGCGATGTCGCCGACCGGTGTGTCGGCGGTGGCTGTTACGACGGCGTCCTTCTGTCGAGCGATGTCTAACGTTGGCATTGGTGTACTCCCCGACGCCGGTCGTCCGGCGTCTGCTCTCTATAGGTCGGAAACGACGATATGTGTTAGCAAGTAGCAACGTAGCGATGTCTCACGGTGCTGGTGGTGCGATTTCGAATACCTCAGAAAACGAGGGGATTACACGTCGCGCTGTCGGCCCTTGGGGACCACGGACCGCAGTTCTCCGTAGAGGAAGAGCCCGACGCCGAGCGGTTCGCGCTCCCCCGCGAGTTCGTGGGCAGCGATGACGTAGCCCCAGTCGCCGTCGTAGTCGAGCTCCTGGTCCTCGCCGTCGGCGAACCGGCGGGCTTCGTCCTCGGTGAGGTCGATGACGTTCTTGGTCGCGAGTTTCCCGAAACGCTGGACGGCGTCCGTGGTCGGCTTCCAGTGCTCCTGGCGGGTGCGCAGGAACGTCATGCCGACGCCCTCGACCTCGATGTGGTCGGGCACCTCCCCGGCGAAGGCCCATATCTTGCCCTTGCCCTTCTCGTAGAACGTGTGGTCCGCGAAGGTCTCCGGTGGGATGCCGAACCGCTCTTCCCACCAGTCGACGACCTCCTCCCGGGTGGCGCGCCCCTCGACCGCACGCTCGTCTTCGGTTTCCGGGAGGCGGTCGAACCGGTACCCCTTGTTCGTCTCGTCGCTCATGCCGTCACCTCCAGTTTCGCGGTGAAGAACCCGCCCGTGTCGTTGTGATGCGGGTAGACGCGCTTGGCCTTCGCGACCTGTGGGTCGTACTCCTCGCCCTCCCATTCGGTGATGCCGGGAACGTGGTCGAGCGCGAGGTCGTAGTCCACGACGCGGCAGTCCTCCTCGGCGAGCACGTGGTCGAGCACGGCCTCGTTCTCTTCGGGCGCGAAGGTACACGTCGAGTAGACGACGGTGCCGCCCTCGCGGGTCACCTGCAGGGCGCGCTTCAGGATGCCCTTCTGGATGCCCGCGACCGAGGTGACGTGGCCCATGTTCCAGTTGTCGAGCGCGTCGGGATTCTTGCGGATGGTCCCCTCACACGAGCAGGGCGCGTCGACGAGCACGCGGTCGAACTCCGTGCCGTCGAACGGTTTCAGCGAGAAGTTCCTCGCGTCCTGGTTCGTCACGACGACGTTCGTCACGCCCAGGCGCTCGCAGTTGAACCGCAGTGCGGAGAGGCGGCCGAGGTTGTTGTCGTTCGCGACGAGGGTTCCCTCGTCCTCCATCTCGGCGGCGAGTTGCGTGGTCTTCGACCCCGGGGCGGCGCAGGTGTCGAACACCCGGTCGCCCGGCTGCGGGTCGAGGACGGTCGGCGGGATGGCCGACACCTCCTCCTGTCCGGTGGTCCAGCCGTGGAACCCCGGCCACGTCGACCCCGGTTTCTCCGTGTCGAGGGTCAGCACGTGAGGGTGCCAGTCGGCCTGTTCGTATCCGATGCCCGCCTCGTCGAAGGCTCTCGTGACGCGCTCTGTGGTGGTCTTCAGGGTGTTCACCCGGACCGCCATCGGTAACGGCCGTTCGCACGCGGCCAGGAACGCCTCGAAATCGTCGACGATGTCTCGATACCGTTCGAACGGCTCCATGCCGCCGGGTTCGTGCGAGGGGGGTTTGTCGCTTTCGAAGCGGGGGGTGCTTTTTAATCGCGTCGGCGTCTCCTGTGAACTATGGCACACGTCAAGCGACGGTCGGACATGGACCTCGAGGGTGCGTTCCTCATCGAAGGGCTCCCGGGTGTCGGGCTGGTCGGGAAGATCGCCACCGACCACCTCATCGAGACCTTCGACATGGAACTGTATGGGACGTGTCACTGCGAAGGGCTCGCCCGAATCGGCATCTACCACGAGGACCAGCGCGAGCTGGAACCACCGGTCCGCATCTACGCGGACGAGGAGACCGGGCTCGCCGCCCTCCAGAGCGACGTCCCGGTCGACGCGGAGGCCATCAGTGAGTTCTCCGCCTGCATGACGGGCTGGGTCGAGAGCGCAGGCCTGACGCCCATCTACCTCAGCGGGTTACCCGCGAAGACCGATGGCAAGCCGGCCATCTACGGGGTCGGCACCGCGGGCGGTGTGGCGATGCTGGACGAGACGGACATCCCACTCCCGTCAGAGAACGGGGTCGTCAGTGGCCCGACCGGGGCGTTGCTCAACCGGGCGGTCGAGACCGGGCTCGACAGCGTCGGCCTGGTCGTCGAGTCCGACCCGAAGTTCCCCGACCCGGAAGCCGCACGCGTCCTCATCGAGGACGGCATCTGCAAGCTCACGGGCGTCGACGTCGACATCTCGGAACTGGTCGAACGGGCCGAGGAGATCCGCGAGCAGAAGGAACGGCTGGCCAGGCGGATGGAGGAAGCGAAAGAGGAGGAGAGTTCGCAGGCACAGCCGCTCCGGATGTACCAGTAAGCGAGGACGGGCGGGCGGCGCGAGCCGTCAGTGCAGCAGGTCGAGCACGTGTTCGGCGTGCTCGACGAACGCCTCGTCGGTCCGGCTGCGGGGCCGTGCGAGGTCGACGTCGACTATCTCTCGGACGCTGCCGGGTCCCTCGCTGAGGACCACGATGCGGTCTGCGAGTTTCACCGCTTCTTCCACGTCGTGCGTGACGAACAGGACCGTCTTCTCGGTCTCCGCCCACACCTCCAGCAGTTCGTCGTGGAGCATGTTCCGCGTCTGGGCGTCGACGCTGCCGAACGGTTCGTCCATCAGCAGTATCTCGGGGTCGACCGCGAGCGCGCGGGCGATGCCGACGCGCTGTTTCATCCCACCCGAGAGCTCTTTGGGGTAGGCGTCCGCGAACTCCGAGAGGCCGACGAGGTCGAGCATCTCGGCGACGCGCGCCTCGCGCTCGGCCTCGGAGACCGCTTGCTGTTCCAACCCGAACGCGACGTTCTCGGCGACGGAGCGCCACGGGAACAGCCCGTACTCCTGGAACACCATCCCGCGGTCGGTGCCGGGGCCCTCGACGCGGTCGCCGCCGAGGAACACGCCGCCCGAGGTCGGGGCTTCCAGCCCCGCGATGATGCGGAAGAGCGTGGTCTTGCCACAGCCGGATGGGCCGACGATGCAGACGAATTCGCCGTCTTCGACCTCGAAGGACACGTCGGCGATGGCCTGGACGTCCTGTCGCCCCGTCTCGTAGCGCTTCCCGATGTCGTCGACCGAGACGGTCGCGGTGGTGTCCGATTCGTCGTCCACTGCCTCGTTCACGCTCGCCATGCTAACACCTCCTGCTGGACCTTGCGGAAGGCGGCGTCGCTCACCAGGAACACCGCGCTGATGACCAGCATGTACGCCACGCTCACGTCGAGCGCGAGGTTCTGGGCGGCGATGAGAATCTGCTCGCCGACGCCCGGCGGGCCGACCAACTCGGCGGCCACGACGATCATCCAGCACTGGCCGATGCTCGTCCGGATACCCGTGAATATCTCGGGCATGGCGCTCGGCACGACCACCTTCCGAATCATGGTGAGGTCGTCGTTGACGCCGAGGCTCGCAGCGACCTCCTTGAGGTCCTGCGGGACCGCCTCGACGCCGCTGTAGGCGTTGTAGAACGTAATCCAGAACGCGCCGATGGCGACGATGAACGTCGCGCCCGTGTGGCCCGTCCCGAACCAGATGATGGCGAAGGCGATCCACGCCAGCGGCGGGATGGGCCGGAGGATGCGGGTCACGGGCGTCAGCGCGTCGTCGACCAGCGTGAACCAGCCCATCGCGATGCCGGTCGTGGTCCCCAGCGTCGACCCGATGACCAGCCCTGGCAGGTAGTGCTGGAGGCTCTGGAACAGCCGGACGAACAGCTTCGGCAGCGACACGTCGCTGCTCGTGAACGGCAACGTGTAGGTCGCGTCCGTGGTGAGCTGCCCGTAGAGCGCACCGCCGACCTCGACCGGCGTCGGGAGGATGAACGGCTTGAGTGGCATCGCGACGACCTGCCAGAGGACGAGGAACGCGAGCGTCCCGGCGGCACCCGCTCCGAGGCGTCGCGTGTCGATGCGGTCCCGGAGATCAGCCACCTCACTGGCTGTGCCGTCACGCTCCTCGGTGGTCGTCGTCGATGCGTCGGCGGTTTCGGTGCTCATTCGTTGGCGACCTCGTCGTAGAGGGAGTAATCGAAGATGTCCGAGACGCCCAGCTTCTGTTCGGTCTTGCCGAGGCGGCTGGCGTAGTCCGCGAATATCTTCGCGCCACCCTCGATGCGGTGCGGGTCCGAGATGAAGTTCGCACCCTTGGACTCCATGGCCTGCTGGGCGATGTCGACCGGCAGCACGTCCTTCCCGATGACGCTGGCCGCGTCCTCGGCCGCCTTGTCGGGGTTCGCGTTGATGAACTCGGTCGCCTTCCGGTGCTGGCGGAGGAAGTCCTTCGCGAGTTCCGGGCGCTCGTTCCGGAGCCGGTCGTGCATCATCGTGACGGCGGCGGGTTGCCCGGACATGAAGTCGCCCGCCCACGCGATGTTCTGGTAGCCGGCGTCTTTGGACTGGACGATGGTCGGCACCGGTTCCATGATGCTCGTCCCGTCTACCTTGCCCGCGACGAGCGCCTGGCGGACCGGCCCGGCCCCGCCGAGGGACTTGATGTTCACGTCGCTCTCTGGGTCGAGCCCGAGTTCGCTGTCGAGCCAGTAGCGCAGCAGGATGTCCGGAACCGACCCCGGCGGGAAGGTGCCGAAGGTGAACTTCCGGCCCTTCTGTACCTCGAACTTCGCGAACGCGTCCGCCCCGTGCTCGTCGTAGAGCGCCGCGAACTCGTCGCTGGCCATGATGAGCATCGCTTCCTCGATGTTCGCGCCGGTCACCTTCGCGAAGCCGGTCTTGTCGACGATGATCATCGCCGGGACGACGCCGAACAGTGCCACGTCGTAGTCGCCCTTCGCGAACGCCTGCACGATGCTGGGGCCGTCGCTGAACATTTCTGCCTCGACCGGTGCCGACAGGTCGTCGTAGTACCCCTCCTGGTCCATCACGAAGTGCTGCATGTCGGGGTAGATGGGCATGTACGCGACGTTGAGAGGGTCGTCACCGCCGCTGCCGCCGGTGAGCCCACCGACACAGCCGGCGAGCCCTGCGATGCCGGTGCCTGCTGCCGCCTGTACGAACCGTCGCCGCGAGAGCTGCGAACCGTCGAAACTACTCATTTCCCAGGCGTTGACGGTCCAGGCTTAATTCGGCAGAGGCCACGGTAACTACCTCCGAGAGCCAGTTCGCACGAGTAACCCCGACGTTAGTCGGTGCTGTCGGGCGATTTCGGCCCAGCTCGG from Haloarchaeobius sp. HME9146 harbors:
- a CDS encoding CBS domain-containing protein, whose translation is MPTLDIARQKDAVVTATADTPVGDIAKTMANKSVGSVVIHQNEEPIGIVTDRDIAVKVVAEGKDPKTTTANDVMEKNIVSVDANTGVRELCAKMKEHSVRRMPVTENGKLAGFVTLDDLVVLIDQEMTDLSEVIKTESPPY
- a CDS encoding RsmB/NOP family class I SAM-dependent RNA methyltransferase, which gives rise to MEPFERYRDIVDDFEAFLAACERPLPMAVRVNTLKTTTERVTRAFDEAGIGYEQADWHPHVLTLDTEKPGSTWPGFHGWTTGQEEVSAIPPTVLDPQPGDRVFDTCAAPGSKTTQLAAEMEDEGTLVANDNNLGRLSALRFNCERLGVTNVVVTNQDARNFSLKPFDGTEFDRVLVDAPCSCEGTIRKNPDALDNWNMGHVTSVAGIQKGILKRALQVTREGGTVVYSTCTFAPEENEAVLDHVLAEEDCRVVDYDLALDHVPGITEWEGEEYDPQVAKAKRVYPHHNDTGGFFTAKLEVTA
- a CDS encoding proteasome assembly chaperone family protein, which translates into the protein MAHVKRRSDMDLEGAFLIEGLPGVGLVGKIATDHLIETFDMELYGTCHCEGLARIGIYHEDQRELEPPVRIYADEETGLAALQSDVPVDAEAISEFSACMTGWVESAGLTPIYLSGLPAKTDGKPAIYGVGTAGGVAMLDETDIPLPSENGVVSGPTGALLNRAVETGLDSVGLVVESDPKFPDPEAARVLIEDGICKLTGVDVDISELVERAEEIREQKERLARRMEEAKEEESSQAQPLRMYQ
- a CDS encoding ABC transporter ATP-binding protein, with protein sequence MASVNEAVDDESDTTATVSVDDIGKRYETGRQDVQAIADVSFEVEDGEFVCIVGPSGCGKTTLFRIIAGLEAPTSGGVFLGGDRVEGPGTDRGMVFQEYGLFPWRSVAENVAFGLEQQAVSEAEREARVAEMLDLVGLSEFADAYPKELSGGMKQRVGIARALAVDPEILLMDEPFGSVDAQTRNMLHDELLEVWAETEKTVLFVTHDVEEAVKLADRIVVLSEGPGSVREIVDVDLARPRSRTDEAFVEHAEHVLDLLH
- a CDS encoding ABC transporter permease; amino-acid sequence: MSTETADASTTTTEERDGTASEVADLRDRIDTRRLGAGAAGTLAFLVLWQVVAMPLKPFILPTPVEVGGALYGQLTTDATYTLPFTSSDVSLPKLFVRLFQSLQHYLPGLVIGSTLGTTTGIAMGWFTLVDDALTPVTRILRPIPPLAWIAFAIIWFGTGHTGATFIVAIGAFWITFYNAYSGVEAVPQDLKEVAASLGVNDDLTMIRKVVVPSAMPEIFTGIRTSIGQCWMIVVAAELVGPPGVGEQILIAAQNLALDVSVAYMLVISAVFLVSDAAFRKVQQEVLAWRA
- a CDS encoding ABC transporter substrate-binding protein, with protein sequence MSSFDGSQLSRRRFVQAAAGTGIAGLAGCVGGLTGGSGGDDPLNVAYMPIYPDMQHFVMDQEGYYDDLSAPVEAEMFSDGPSIVQAFAKGDYDVALFGVVPAMIIVDKTGFAKVTGANIEEAMLIMASDEFAALYDEHGADAFAKFEVQKGRKFTFGTFPPGSVPDILLRYWLDSELGLDPESDVNIKSLGGAGPVRQALVAGKVDGTSIMEPVPTIVQSKDAGYQNIAWAGDFMSGQPAAVTMMHDRLRNERPELAKDFLRQHRKATEFINANPDKAAEDAASVIGKDVLPVDIAQQAMESKGANFISDPHRIEGGAKIFADYASRLGKTEQKLGVSDIFDYSLYDEVANE